One window of the Klebsiella oxytoca genome contains the following:
- the ybeD gene encoding DUF493 family protein YbeD, whose protein sequence is MKTKLNELLEFPTPFTYKVMGQALPELVDQVVEVVQRHAPGDYSPTVKPSSKGNYHSVSITINATHIEQVETLYEELGNIEIVRMVL, encoded by the coding sequence ATGAAAACCAAACTTAACGAACTGCTTGAATTCCCTACTCCATTTACCTACAAAGTAATGGGTCAGGCGTTGCCGGAGCTGGTTGACCAGGTGGTTGAAGTGGTACAGCGCCATGCACCAGGTGATTACTCTCCGACGGTAAAACCCAGCAGCAAAGGCAACTACCACTCTGTCTCTATTACCATCAATGCCACCCATATTGAGCAGGTAGAAACCCTGTACGAAGAGCTGGGTAATATTGAAATCGTACGGATGGTGCTGTAA
- a CDS encoding YbeF family transcriptional regulator has translation MDENNSQAEPTDRLDAQHNRQMFRILRNIDLNLLTIFEAVYVHKGIVNAAKVLNITPSAISQSINKLRALFPDPLFIRKGQGVTPTAYATHLHTHISQGMAAFLNALDLTGNTHSERVITIATPPAIGALIMPIINKKLRTVFPQVLLHNIAIVDAVSQLNQRQVDLLIDSFPHSGRTITHHVLFQDSVHIFCRANHPALAVPATSDNLRQYEFALLQPEGQRYTTILRRLQEHLGERRCGFSSYNLLTQAALVSESDMLGLITSGMFSLVEKIWPLTLLDYSPLREEKIDITLHYNKLSVQDPLLKEIVEAIRQAFNQ, from the coding sequence GTGGACGAAAATAACTCTCAGGCAGAACCAACCGATCGGCTTGACGCTCAACACAATCGGCAGATGTTTCGCATTCTGCGCAATATAGACCTTAATTTACTCACTATTTTTGAAGCGGTTTACGTCCATAAAGGGATCGTCAACGCAGCCAAAGTACTTAATATCACCCCGTCGGCAATTAGTCAGTCAATCAACAAACTGCGTGCTCTCTTCCCCGACCCGCTTTTTATTCGCAAAGGCCAGGGCGTAACGCCAACAGCCTATGCCACCCATCTTCATACACATATTAGTCAGGGAATGGCGGCATTTCTCAACGCCCTGGATTTAACCGGAAATACGCATAGTGAGCGGGTGATTACTATTGCCACGCCTCCGGCTATTGGCGCCTTAATCATGCCGATTATCAACAAAAAACTGCGGACCGTTTTCCCCCAGGTTTTGTTGCACAATATTGCCATCGTCGACGCCGTCAGCCAGTTAAACCAGCGTCAGGTTGACCTTCTGATCGATAGTTTTCCCCACAGCGGGAGAACGATTACGCACCATGTGCTATTTCAGGACAGCGTGCATATTTTCTGTCGGGCAAACCATCCCGCCCTGGCGGTACCGGCGACCTCAGATAACCTTCGTCAATATGAATTCGCGCTGCTGCAGCCTGAGGGCCAACGTTATACGACTATCCTGCGTCGTCTGCAGGAGCATCTCGGCGAACGTCGCTGCGGGTTCAGCAGCTACAATTTGTTAACTCAAGCTGCGCTGGTCAGTGAGAGCGACATGCTGGGACTGATTACCTCGGGGATGTTTTCCCTGGTCGAGAAGATCTGGCCTTTAACATTGCTTGATTATTCCCCTCTACGGGAAGAAAAAATTGACATTACGCTGCACTATAACAAGCTCAGCGTACAGGACCCCTTATTGAAAGAGATTGTTGAAGCTATTCGTCAGGCTTTTAATCAATAA
- the lipB gene encoding lipoyl(octanoyl) transferase LipB, with protein sequence MQHNKILIRQLGLQPYEPVSQAMHEFTDTRDDATLDEIWLVEHHPVFTQGQAGKAEHVLVPGEIPVIQSDRGGQVTYHGPGQQVMYVLLNLKRRKLGVRELVTLLEQTVVNTLAEYAIESHPRADAPGVYVGDRKICSLGLRIRQGCSFHGLALNINMDLSPFQRINPCGYAGMEMTQMRQWQPDAQTNTVSPRLVANLLALLNNPPFEYIQSR encoded by the coding sequence TTGCAGCACAATAAAATTCTCATCCGCCAGCTCGGCCTGCAACCTTACGAACCTGTCTCGCAGGCAATGCATGAATTTACCGACACCCGCGACGACGCCACCCTGGATGAAATCTGGCTGGTTGAACATCATCCGGTGTTCACTCAGGGCCAGGCCGGAAAAGCCGAGCATGTTCTGGTTCCCGGCGAAATACCGGTTATCCAGAGCGATCGCGGCGGACAGGTCACCTATCATGGACCGGGGCAGCAGGTGATGTATGTTCTGCTGAACCTGAAACGCCGTAAGCTGGGCGTACGTGAGCTGGTCACTCTGCTGGAGCAAACCGTCGTTAATACCCTGGCGGAATATGCTATAGAATCGCACCCGCGCGCGGATGCGCCCGGCGTCTACGTGGGCGATCGGAAAATCTGCTCTCTGGGCTTACGTATCCGCCAAGGCTGCTCATTCCATGGCCTGGCGCTGAATATCAACATGGATCTGTCTCCTTTCCAGCGGATTAACCCATGCGGCTATGCCGGAATGGAGATGACGCAGATGCGTCAGTGGCAGCCCGATGCCCAGACGAATACCGTTTCGCCTCGGCTGGTAGCTAATCTGCTGGCCTTACTGAACAACCCACCGTTTGAGTATATACAATCGCGCTAG
- the dacA gene encoding D-alanyl-D-alanine carboxypeptidase DacA, with product MKTSFTARLLITALSVAALSSAARADDLNIKTMIPGAPQIDAESWVLIDYNSGKVLAENNADARRDPASLTKMMTSYVIGQAMKAGKFKESDLVTVGNDAWATGNPVFKGSSLMFLKPGMQVPVSQLIRGINLQSGNDACVAMADYVAGSQDAFVSLMNNYVNALGLKNTHFQTVHGLDADGQFSSARDMALIGQALIRDVPNEYTIYKEKEFTFNGIRQLNRNGLLWDNSLNVDGIKTGHTDKAGYNLVASATEGQMRLISAVMGGRTYKGRESESKKLLTWGFRFFETVNPIKAGKEFASEPAWFGDSDRASLGVDKDVYLTIPRGRMKDLKASYVLNNAELHAPLQKNQVVGTINFQLDGKTIDQRPLVVLQEIPEGNFFGKIIDYIKLMFHHWFG from the coding sequence ATGAAGACCTCTTTTACCGCTCGCTTACTCATTACGGCGCTCTCCGTGGCAGCGCTGTCCTCCGCTGCCCGCGCTGATGACCTGAATATCAAAACGATGATCCCCGGCGCCCCGCAGATTGACGCCGAATCCTGGGTTCTTATTGATTACAACTCAGGCAAAGTACTGGCAGAAAATAACGCCGACGCCCGCCGCGATCCGGCGAGTCTGACCAAAATGATGACCAGCTACGTCATTGGTCAGGCAATGAAAGCCGGCAAATTTAAAGAGTCCGACCTGGTTACCGTGGGTAACGACGCGTGGGCAACCGGGAACCCAGTCTTTAAAGGCTCTTCGCTGATGTTCCTGAAGCCAGGCATGCAGGTACCCGTTTCCCAGCTGATCCGCGGTATCAACCTGCAGTCGGGTAACGATGCCTGCGTGGCGATGGCCGACTATGTCGCCGGCAGTCAGGATGCCTTTGTCAGCCTGATGAACAACTACGTTAATGCCCTGGGCCTGAAGAACACCCACTTCCAGACCGTTCACGGCCTGGATGCTGACGGTCAGTTCAGCTCTGCCCGCGACATGGCGCTTATCGGCCAGGCGCTGATCCGCGATGTCCCGAACGAATACACTATCTACAAAGAAAAAGAGTTTACCTTCAACGGCATCCGCCAGCTCAACCGCAATGGCCTGCTGTGGGATAACAGCCTGAACGTCGATGGCATTAAAACCGGCCATACGGATAAAGCAGGCTATAACCTCGTTGCTTCGGCAACCGAAGGCCAGATGCGTTTAATCTCCGCCGTGATGGGCGGCCGGACGTATAAGGGCCGTGAGTCTGAAAGCAAAAAGCTGCTGACCTGGGGATTCCGCTTCTTTGAAACCGTCAACCCGATTAAGGCCGGTAAAGAGTTCGCATCCGAACCTGCCTGGTTTGGTGATAGCGATCGCGCATCACTCGGCGTGGATAAAGACGTTTATCTGACAATCCCTCGCGGTCGGATGAAAGATTTGAAAGCCAGCTACGTTCTGAATAATGCCGAACTGCACGCCCCGCTGCAGAAAAATCAGGTGGTGGGGACCATTAACTTCCAGCTGGATGGCAAAACCATCGATCAGCGTCCGCTGGTGGTACTGCAGGAAATCCCGGAAGGCAATTTCTTCGGTAAAATCATTGATTACATTAAGTTAATGTTCCACCACTGGTTTGGTTAA